One region of Eupeodes corollae chromosome 1, idEupCoro1.1, whole genome shotgun sequence genomic DNA includes:
- the LOC129938950 gene encoding dnaJ homolog subfamily C member 8, whose product MSYKEKPSTSNNKEEMFDCFYTEVKQIEKRDSVLTSKQQIDRILRPGSTYFNLNPFEVLQLEPESTIEEIKKKYRSLSILVHPDKNQDNKELAQTAFDIINRAWKTLENEKTRKKCLDVYEEAKDRTDHMIAEKKKKLKKDGKSHEPIPEDDPEKYKHAIYVMVMKLFADMERRKQQLEQRDQEERKRKREAEIEEEEKRKTDKEWQQNFEESRQNRVNSWHDFQAGTSKKKSKKQKKMHGMFEPPKLKPETR is encoded by the exons ATGTCGTACAAGGAAAAACCAAGCACGTCCAACAACAAGGAGGAGATGTTTGACTGCTTCTACACTGAA gtaaaacaaatcgaaaaaagAGATTCTGTTCTAACTTCGAAACAACAAATTGATAGAATTCTACGTCCTGGCTCaacatatttcaatttaaatccaTTCGAAGTTCTGCAACTCGAGCCCGAATCGACCATcgaagaaattaagaaaaaatatcgtTCTCTTTCGATTTTAGTTCATCCGGACAAGAATCAGGACAACAAGGAGCTCGCCCAGACGGCATTCGACATCATAAATCGGGCCTGGAAGACCTTGGAGAACGAAAAGACACGAAAGAAATGTCTGGACGTTTACGAGGAGGCAAAGGACAGGACAGATCACATG ATCGCggagaagaaaaagaaactgaaaaaagacGGCAAATCCCATGAGCCGATTCCAGAGGACGATCCGGAAAAATACAAGCATGCAATCTATGTAATGGTTATGAAGCTCTTCGCTGATATGGAACGCCGGAAACAACAGCTCGAACAACGAGATCAGGAGGAAAGAAAACGAAAACGCGAAGCCGAAATCGAGGAGGAGGAAAAACGCAAAACCGACAAGGAATGGCAACAGAATTTCGAAGAATCGCGACAGAACCGAGTAAACAGCTGGCACGATTTCCAAGCAGGCACGTCCAAAAAGAagagtaaaaaacaaaagaaaatgcaCGGAATGTTCGAACCACCGAAACTAAAGCCAGAAACTCGATAG